The Gouania willdenowi chromosome 3, fGouWil2.1, whole genome shotgun sequence genome includes a region encoding these proteins:
- the LOC114460565 gene encoding monoacylglycerol lipase ABHD2-A: protein MNVHDADVHTIAPELPAMFDGMKLAAVATVLYVIVRCLNLKSPTAPPDLTYQDTPLSRFLLKSCPQLTKEYIPPLLWGKSGHLQTALYGKLGRVSSPHPCGIRKYLPMQDGATATFDLFEPLGDHTTGGDITMVICPGIGNHSEKHYIRTFVDYAQKDGYRCAVLNHLGALPNIELTSPRMFTYGCTWEFAAMVGYIKRAFPQTQLIVVGFSLGGNIVCKFLGENRTNQERVLCCVSVCQGYSALRAQETFLQWDHCRRIYNFLMADNMKKIIFSHRQSLFGRGSVTIDANLSGLYTATSLMQIDDNIMRKFHGHDSLKEYYEKESCVHYIHNVDVPLLLVNSADDPLVHDSLLTIPRTLAAKKPNVIFALTLHGGHLGFFEGAVLFPQPLTWMDKVIVGYANTICQWEKQKPICQGGNLSEGSCLKSKNT, encoded by the exons ATGAACGTCCACGATGCCGACGTGCACACCATTGCCCCGGAGCTCCCAGCCATGTTTGACGGCATGAAGCTGGCGGCAGTGGCCACCGTGCTTTACGTCATCGTCCGCTGTCTAAACCTCAAAAGCCCCACAGCGCCCCCTGACCTCACCTACCAGGACACGCCCCTCAGCCGCTTCCTTCTCAAGTCCTGTCCCCAGCTAACGAAAGA GTACATTCCTCCCTTGCTGTGGGGGAAGAGTGGTCACCTCCAGACGGCTCTGTATGGGAAACTCGGTCGAGTGAGTTCTCCTCACCCCTGTGGCATCAGAAAATATCTACCCATGCAGGATGGGGCCACTGCAACCTTTGACCTCTTTGAGCCATTGGGGGACCATACAACTGGAG GTGACATCACCATGGTGATATGTCCCGGCATTGGGAACCACAGTGAAAAGCACTACATCCGGACCTTTGTGGATTACGCTCAGAAGGACGGTTACCGCTGTGCCGTGCTGAACCACCTGGGAGCTCTTCCCAACATCGAGCTTACCTCACCACGCATGTTCACCTATG GTTGCACGTGGGAGTTTGCAGCCATGGTCGGCTACATTAAGCGTGCGTTCCCTCAGACGCAGCTCATCGTGGTGGGCTTCAGTCTGGGAGGAAACATTGTGTGCAAATTTCTGGGAGAGAACAGGACAAACCAGGAGCGGGTGCTGTGTTGTGTCAGCGTCTGTCAAGGTTACAGCGCTCTCAG GGCTCAGGAAACATTCCTACAGTGGGATCATTGCAGGCGCATCTATAACTTTCTCATGGCTGACAAcatgaagaaaataattttctcacaCAG ACAGAGTCTGTTTGGCAGAGGCTCAGTTACTATTGATGCTAATCTGAGTGGGCTGTACACGGCAACGTCGCTCATGCAGATCGACGACAACATCATGAG GAAATTCCACGGGCATGATTCCCTCAAAGAATATTATGAGAAGGAGAGTTGTGTACATTATATTCACAAT GTTGATGTGCCGTTGCTGTTAGTAAACTCTGCAGATGATCCTCTGGTTCATGACTCTCTACTCACAATCCCTCGTACACTAGCAG CAAAGAAGCCAAACGTGATCTTCGCTCTGACGCTCCATGGAGGCCACTTGGGCTTTTTTGAGGGCGCCGTGCTTTTCCCACAGCCACTCACATGGATGGACAAAGTGATTGTAGGTTACGCCAACACCATATGTCAGTGGGAGAAACAGAAGCCCATCTGTCAGGGAGGAAATCTGAGTGAAGGCTCCTGTTTGAAaagcaaaaacacttaa